The region AGGGCAGATACTGGGGTTATGTTGCAAGACATGTTTATATTGAGaagtgtatacattttaacactttaaaatcttaaagtgaagtgaaaatgtgAATGTTAAAACAGGATACATGGATTGTGAGATGGACCACAGTAGGCAGAGTAAAATgttaaagtaaaaatgaaaagccttttaaaaGTTATAATTACACGGAAATTGAATGatcttttttaattctttttttatttttagtcttTTGATGTATCacttaaatacaaatgtaaggAATTATGGATACAATTGTAAACCATGAATGCAAACTATAATCTTTTTACAGAAACTTTTCAAGCCTGCAGGAGGCGAGTATTTCAGCCTCAAATCATAGATTTTGGGTGGAATATCActttaataaacacatttggTCAATTAGTATACTTTCACGTAATTGGACCACCAGATGGCATTGTTTGGCTGCAAACAATAAGGCTATGATTTCAAAGTACTTAGGACACAGCATTACTGAGACCGTTTTGTTGCATTGTTACAAGGTTTTATCTGGAGTtacttttttctcctttttctgttACACAGTTTTTCTGCCTGGAGAAGATCTTTATTTAGTTCTTACCACAcctttaaacattaaacaaaagCAGTGATTAATCAGTGAATAGAAGTTTGAGGATGATTACGTTTCTATATAAAGGGATGTTATCCATTTAATCATCTTAAGTGCTTTTCAGCACTGTATGACAAGGAAAGGAACAAGaaaaagggagttttttttagatgttgtttccAGTCCTGAGCTGCAAAACAACATCTTACTGAGACTGTATCAGTCTTttcataacattatttattgttgCAGACACAACAGTGATGTAATCTTGtttgcaactttttgtttcttttttgttacaAATCGTTTTTTATGAAGACATGTTATGAGAGAATAGTACATTATTGTTCTGTTAAAACTCAACTTTCACACTGATGTATACTTTTGTATCTACATTCATTTGACCTCACACTGAACTGCTGTAAAGGTGTGCTTTGCTGTCACTATAAATTGTTGACTGTTGAGAGGGTGACTTTAAATATGTTGTTCACAGCTGAGTACACCACAACAGAGATCCCAATAAATCCTGCATCAGTAGCGTCACCTGGTGGTTTAAGTTTATAAATGCACCCACACGTTCAATGTTGGCATGTAGGAGGCAGTGTATCCATATCAATGAGATGGACTCAATTCCTTCTTGCAGCTGCAGCCTTGGGTTAGGTGTGTGTGCGCTTTATCTAGCTGCCATGTCCATCCTCCTGTAATAAGCAGAAAGAGCAGCTGTGGAGACTCCCCTCCACTTCCACAACCCACCCtggcacacacagagcagaggtTGGTAGGGTCACTTTGTCCTTGAAAGCTTCAGATGCTCTGAAGGACAGCATTTCTAGATAAAGACAACTcaatttagtgtgtgtgtgtgtgtgtgtgtgtgcgtgtgtgtgtgcgtgcgtgtgtgtgtgtgtgtgtgtgtgtgtgtgttttgcttttgttacTACTCCTTATAAACTCACATTCACCATACAAAATCTACTCCGACGCAGTCTAATACTACGCAGAGGATATAAACAAATTCATAAATTACAtggaaaaacatcaaaaagatatATTTTGtagaaaacagattaaaaaaaaaaaagtggcacTTAATACTTCCATTTACAAACGATAAACGTAATTACATTACAAAGATAATTACACGTCCTTCATTTTAGGATGAACTGAAGGGTAGGAGGGATGTGGAGGCATGGAGAGCAACAGCAGACAGAGTGTATGTGGAGATTATTAATCAGTAGGTCCCTGTGGTGTGCTTCTTAATGAATATCATTCAATCATAACATTGAATGCTAAATGAATGTTAATTTCTTGATGTGCATATTATATGCCAACATCCTGACTGTCAAACCTTTGTTAAACTGTTTCAAAGTACTTCAGTTTAATTAATTATCCCGAGACACCAGATGGATGGCATTTGTTACACAAGACAATGCATGAAAGTAAAATCAGTTTACTCACCTTCCTCTActctttctacttttacttgtgATCTCAATTGCTATGATGCAGTAAACTCCACCCATCTTCCAATCAAGTTAAAACAAAACGCAAGGAATTATCTAGGACAGCTTTTTGACCTAGATTTGGTCAAAGCATCTGGAGTTATTCTGTAGCTATCTTTACTTGGAATGATGTATGCACTGTACACACAGTAGTGTTTACCCATGGGTCACACATGGTTTAAGAAGGACACTTGTGGCCTGTGTTGTtgcaggtcagaggtcaggccCGAAGAGTCAATGGATGATGTGCTAGCCAAAGATACTGGACATATTGGAGGTACatgaaaactaactaaatgtGATCATATCCTAAAGTCCaaagaataagaataatgaGTTGGGGCATCATATCGAGGATTTAGCAGTCAAAAAGGACGTCTGTGGGGagagaaatatattaacatCCAGCAAAAAGTCTGTATCTGTGGATTTTTGAATGACAGTCAGCACTCTTGTTTCCCATCTAGACTTAATGTATTGGCCAAGGAGTACAGCGTCACATGACTGGTCTTTCGAGAGGTCCAGGAACTCTCTGTCCGGTAAATCTGCGCCCGGGTTTTAAACAGGCCGAAGCGAGCTGTGAAGAGAAAGAAATCCCGCCTGAAAGTGCGGGTGAAGAAGGCGTACAGGAAGGGGTTGGAGCAGGAGTTGATCGGGTAAAAGAGGACCAGCAGTATTTTAGCGTCTGAGACGGTGATGAGAGGGAGCTTGAGGGCGGCTGACACAGCAAAGAAGGAGATGGGAGCCATGCAGACAAAGTCAGTGAAGATGAGGATGGCCATGCGTTGGGCGACGCAGGTTTCGGCGTGTGCCGGCGCTGATGAGGGGTTGCGGACGGTCAGGTAGATGCTGAGATAACAgccgcacacacagaaaaaggcCAGGAtgttgaggaggaggagagacaccACATAGACCTGAGACACCAGATGATCCACGTCCATAGGAAGGCAGATACTCACCTGCACCACaaagaaatacagacacacatattcaaaatcacGCAGTGTACAAGGGCCTTGAATGTACTTAATTTCCATGACATAACCTGGGATACAAAAAGCTAGACTGCAGAGGTTCTGGACCAGTTAAACCTCAGCTAAAAGCCTCTCAAAATATTGTGGACCAGTAGGCTACACAAACAGACTCTTACTCTATCGGGATATATTATTATATCCATATGAACGAAGATACTAAGCCACCTTACGGTCAGCAAATGAAGGTAAtatacagaaaacaaaagagcaacaagaaaaaaagaagcaactGTGAAGCCATTAAATAAGTTGTTGTACAAAATGCTTttctatgaagaaaaaaaagtatttttcaattttgttttagttttacagtTAAGTAActttcaataaaaacattgatttgATATTGACATTTGATGACGTCACCTTGGGGATCTAGAAATTAGTTATGACCATTTTTCACTTTCTTCTGGTCTTTTATGgaccaaatgattaatcgattaattgagaaaacaattggcagattaatcgcTAATGAAAATAACTCCTATATGCACTGAATGTTATCttagacatacaaaacattacattacatttgtagTTTTGCATATTTTGGAGCATGCATATGCATATAAAGCATCTGTCAGTTTGTAgaatatgaaatatattttatatgtatacataaaatattaacatttcactgaaaagtgtatttttatatGACATTACGTGGCAAtgataaattgattgattgattgattgattgaatgaaTGAGTTCATGCACCATTTTGCATTCACAATTACATCGACCTGAGCAAATTCTAAAAAGAACCATGCAGTGAATTGTTGTCACAACGAGTTGAATGGCGAGTGTGCGGTCCTATACAAAGCACTCACCTTTTCATAGCTGCTGACCCCGACTGTGGGCAGCAAAGCGGCAAGAGAGGAGAAGATCCAACCTGCTGTCATGACAATACATGCATGTCTCAGGCGAAGTTTACGGTCAAGCCGCAGGGCATTTGTGATTGTGTGCCAGCGCTCCAGTGTGATCGCTGTTAATGTGAACACTGACAGCTCACTGGCAAACACCTGTAATTTAAACAAACATGGACATTTATGAGTTTTGTTATTTATGTAGAGCTATCACGTGTATGCAATGGACtcaatgcatgcatacacaccgTGAAGAAGCCTGCAGCACTGCAGCCCAGGCCCGTCTGCCAGTATATGGCGTAGCTGCAGTACTGGCTACGAGTGAGCATGTCCACAGATGCTATGATTACCAGGTAGATGCCCATGCAGAGGTCAGAAAAGGCCAAGTGGCACATCAGGAAACGAGGAACAGTCAGTTTGCAGCGGCTGCCTGACAATGCAAcgatggcaaaaaaaaatgaagacaaaacaaaatctTGGTacccaaaagtaaaagtaaacaaGTATTAACAGTTCTCTAATCGATATTCTATCGCGAAAGCGAATAAAGCTTAGTTTAGCTGTTATGTGAAAAACCGTTCTGGGAAGAAGAAATGGAAGTATAGAAATAAGCCTGTAAGCAAAGACAAAAGCAAGGAActgtaaaaaggaagaaaattaGAAAAGAAGGTAGAATGGAAGAAAGAACATAATGAAGGAAAGCAGACTGTAAAAAAGAGGTAAGGAGGTAACGAATGAGGGAAAGTAGGACAGGATGAAAGTTTGAGATGGTCCCATTTCATACCTAACAAGACAAGAAGTACCGCTGTGTTCCCCAGCAGCGTGAGGATAGAGATTATCCAGATGAGGACCCGTAAGGGGACGGAGGGCATGATGTCCTCACAGGGGTTAAAGGCATCTTGGGCTGGGCTGCAGGTGATGGAGGTGGAGTTGGAGCAGTAGTCTCTATGGAACTGACGGTTATACTGAGCCTCGGGGTGAGAGCACAGGGTGTGCCGACTCGATCTACATACAAAAAGTGCATGTAAACAAAATCTATgaggtgttttcatagttttcaATACTGTTCCCACTAATACAGCATTCACTTTATTGACACAATGTTTTTCTATGAGTTTATGACAACAAAACCTTAAGATCAAGGCTATGTGGCCAATACTACAGaattagcttattcaccgtatcccccagagttagacaagtccatacatacccttctcatctccgtgcgtgttgtaactctgtctgacggccCCACTACTAGCCTAgtttagcccagatcctggaggtaaccggctccaactagcctactgctcccaataagtgacaaaataacgccaacattttcctatttacatgttgtgatttgtatagtcacagtgtgtacaaataacaaggtcacatgagacacagccaacttctaacaaactgggaactatattctcagaaggtgaagcactgctacttctgctacttgggcggagtgatttgctcgcagcacacgggaagccccgtggtgaggagcggAGAGTAACAAcagtgcttttcaggtgttgcactAATCActcgcccaagtagcagtgcttcgccttctgagaatatagttcccagtatgtatacggttagaagatggctgtgtctcatgtgaccttgttatttgtacacgatGTGACTATACAaaccacaacatgtaaataggaaaatgttggcgtcaCTTATTGGGaacagtaggctagttggagccggttacctccaggatctgggctaaactaggctagtggtggggccgtcagacagagttacaacacgcatggagatgagaagggtatgtatggacttatctaactctgggggatatggtgaataagacaaagtcccaataagtcggcgtgttcctttaatggtaatttttattttttattttacctggggaaaaaaaccacattgagattaaaatctcttttataaGTGAGCCCTGTCCAAGaaggcagcacataaaaaataccctttaacatacaacaaataacagacagacagggatggacagcaataagaaataagaaataaaaaacagaaaatcacattttaaaaacaagcgCAAACATGTTGGTATATTTGATGTAGGTAGGACTTGAATTcagtatgtgaaataaaaacctgcaatTAATTACCCAGCAATGGAGTCATGAcaagattcaattcaattcaatttatttatagtatcaaatcacaacaagagttatctcgagacactttacagatagagtaggtctagaccacactctgtaatttacaaagctcCAAGAtatcaataacaaaaataaaacattgctataaaataaaataaatatatatatatatatatatatatatatatatatatatatatatatatatatataaagagagagaaagaaataagcATATTTTGATCTATTTCTTTAATAATAAGATGTTTTGACGATAATGCATGTGTACCTGTTCCTGCTTATGTTTTGGAGAAGGCAGCAGTGTGACGGATATGTCAGGTTGGCCTGGCGGAGTTTGGTGAAAAGCTCTAGAGGAGGAAGTTTTTTCAGATTGTGGGCGGCCTCTGCGATCAGCTCCTGGAGTCCACTGAGGATGTAGTCTGGCAGGGAGCTGAGGGCTGTGTGAGAAATGTCcctgcaaaaacaaatacaaacaaattgGTATCTAACAGATACGTTACTGTCATTAACATCATGTTTAACAGATGTCTTCTCTGTTTGTTATATGTAATAGGCATTTGACCAATAATCAGTTCATAAAAGCTGTTATTAATTTTTCttaggacaaaaaaaaacttgagttTTGCTTTGAATAAAACACTGAAACTCAAGTTTCCTGATAAGAAAGCTTACGGGAAGCGTGATTGATTGAAGTGAGGGCTGAGATGTGGAGTCAACAGACACTAGAGCAATGATAGTGTGAAAGAAATACAATCTTTTGTGATTGCTACTTCAATAGAAATGTTGATTGGGGAATAAACCTGCtctcagtttattttttttaccttaaatCTGGCATGTTTCTAAGTATTCTAAGCCTCCCCACAAATGCCACATTGTTTCTTGTTTTCTCCTAAGTGACGATAAGGAGGGTGAATTATGTAGGCAGTTACTGTTGTATGTCATGCTTACAGTACCACCAACTCACTGGAACCCACAAAGGCGTTGGGATTGATGTGAGTAAGCTGTGTGTTTCCTCTCAGATACctaagagagaggaagagacaaattaaatatgtgagctgactttttttttttttttttttaaatcttctgTTTGTTATCGTGTTTCTGCCTGTGACTCACAATCTGTGCATCTTTGTGCCGTTGAAGGCGTCACTTGCCACCTCCTTGATGCCATTTCTGTTGAGCCGTCTGTCATTAGAAAGAGAAGCCAAATTACAGTCCTGCTTTTGTTCTCAGTGACGAAAGCTGTATGAGTACACagaaaacactaaataaactgtatttattattaGGTAAGACTTCCTTAGAGACCAAAGCTGTCGGCAGACTACATTAGTTGGAGAGATTTGGCagaattttccatttttctCACAGAGAGTTAAAtgagtaaaagtaaagtaaatttCCCAATATGTCTATcgtttaagtaaaagtaatactACAAAGTAAAAGTTGTCTATTAAGTCAaagtaaaaacagtattatcagcaaaatacacttaaagtattaacagtaaaagtaattatatattgtaatatttgattattattattactgatgcatcaCAATTTAAGATGCATTTTAATCTAGCAACTGGTTGAAAGGGAGCTACTTTGAGCTATTTTACATTCTGTTAATCTACACaactgcatcatattttattaacGGATGACATGGCTTGTATGTAAAATATTCACTTGTAAAGTATCCAGTAACTTGTCAgaaaaatgtagtggagaaaaaagtacaatatttccctttcaaacatagtggagtagaaatagagaatagtaaagtaaagtaggatggaaaaaaataaagaggcAATTTATATATATAGCGGTAAGAGTGTGACAAATGCAGAAAAAGGAGACAAGTAAAAGAAGACAGGGCTCAGTAAAGAGGGCAGAGAGCATTTCAGGGAACATTCGTCATTGCGCATGTAATGCCCACTCGGAGCAGTGTGAGAGTGGTGCACATGTTtctaaaaaaagtgatgaagccCTTACATGATGATAGTTTGAGTGCAGAGGCCTCTGAAGGCATTGGCGGGGACTCTCTCTATGTGGTTGTTATCTTGCAGGTCACTAAGCAGAACATAGATCAAAAACCCATGATTAACAACAAATACTGAAAAGTACATAAATAGttagaaaaacagcaaataaatATCAGAAAAACATGTTACAGTCCCTTTAAATCCACTTCCTTTTTGAAGCTGGTAGATGTCAGATGGGAGACAGTTTAAAAATGGATTTTTAAAGGGTGGAGATGAGGGACAGATGGTTTGTATTTCTGATATTCTGTTCTGTAAGGACTACTCAGTGCGTAGGTTTTAACTGCAGTGTATGTGTTGGATttcttttgggctttttcaattCTGTGTACATGCCTATATGTTCAAGTGCATGTGGGAATAATGGTGTGTGGGCATTTGTAGTTCATTTGTATACTGTGTTGGGACGTACACCAGAAAGCCGCGCGCCTTGGAGTGGATCTTGGTGAAGTTTGGAAACATTCTTAGTCCGGAGTAGGAGATGAGCCTGTGATGTGCAGATTAACCACCAAATGTTATGACATTCACACTGTGTCTGCCTCTGAACAACATATACTCTATACAGTGAGTCATAGTGATACAATCAGACAATGTTGCATTCAATGTAATAAACTGTAGATAAAAATTAGCAAGTGAAGAGATTCCAAGACAATTCAGAGAGAAGCTCAGGCGACAGAGAgataaatcaaacaaacaaacatttaaagatCTTCTTGTTCTGAATAACAGTCCTTTCTTTTTGTTGGCAACAATttagtattttatgtttttgtaacaCATATATTAATGGCTGAAATGATGGATAAGTAATTTTGTGGAAAATGATGAGATGTAAagtgtagggctgcagctatcgattaatcgagtaatcggctAAGAAATACTTTCGTTTTAATGAcgagcaataatatacaatagtttggtttaattttcggaaaaagcaaaaaacattgttattgcttacattgcttacaatataaTCTCtcaaaaaaataactaaacatattaagtgcatttaagtgccatattacattgtttttaaagaaaacattttctgaaatgcaataacaacctcaaactaaggcatacattaaatatacataaacattaccttaaaggacaattttggcgcaaaacaaacctaggggttaataacggatgtgtacccactctgtcgttctctgggacatgttttcatgctaattgattgtgtttgtagcttgaacgaagctagcgcggaccgctggttagcttacaacgctagtattcggggcacagggaaagtaaaaacaaatcgctatttataccactaaaaaggttcaaaatatcaccaaacttcaatggtagcatagtgagggtccctacatgttaaccgaagcattgagaactttgtaagtgtactgacagtttattgaacgaagagctgcgggagctccgtgaaagggctacgagagagagagagttatgaGCCTCGTACGTCGGGAAACAAtaatgacttacagctggcgatgccaactaaaatcaaaagcaatttgcacaatatatctgaaataatcgcaacgatgtaaaacataacttgtctagtttacttactcagtggataactgtccatcttgtCCCTCCggtccaatttattttcgggacatggaaaaaagtttccctGTTCATCAGAGAGAGggaatcttcagactgtacaaaacactgcgtctcttgggtgttgcgacgcaacaggtcccactccgtgcaacacagacactcctgttcggtggccatagcttcacaatgtccgcagatacaccaccagtttcccgaagtatgaggctctgttgcggcatagctctctctctcgtagccctttcacggagctcccgcagctcttcgttcaataaactgtcggtacacttacaaagttctcaatgcttcggttaacatgcagggaccctcactatgctactgttgaagtttggtgatattttgagcctttttagtggtataaatagcgatatgtttttactttccctgtgccccgaatactagcgtccGCGCTAGCTttgttcaagctacaaacacaatcaattagcatgaaaacatgtcccagagaacgacagagtgggtacacatccgttattatCCCCTAGGTTCAATTtccgccggaattgtcctttaagttgtgcaacttaactttcagaactacaggtttcaacctgagactgatctgtatataggcctatatgtaaatattagttatactcaacctattttcatttatatatttgattacaatgtcacacagctctgttatgctagtagatcgttgatcagctgtttgtccgtgaagagaaagagagagagagagaaaatggggtgcaacaatcagctgtttttccgaagggatagtcggctctttagatcaaattgtggtcaccaccacgtattttcttgtctttgattttggtagttgttgtgtttggtgtagtttcatcgtccatacgactctgtgatttacttttgtcgggtccgcttcgtggaatggatgattaagttagactcaatgttttctgttgagatgctgaagcactgacgtcgtgctattattggtTGTAAGCTAGTTCCAGTTTGCAGTAGATgcactgtacagagttctcgttttaattacgtttgaaccatagactgtatattaacagtctatggtttgaactgattccaaactttgtacactttctgtcgttttctccagcctgtctcttctcttagcccctcactatttacacTGCCGTCAATTTCATGGCAGGTGTCGCCAGCAGcgtcagcccggtgtgcgacagtaataatcatccgtgcggaaacaccgtgagcaatacaacgttggtaacattgattaaacaaagcttcgaggcaaatcattttgcatcgaggatgtttagtaatcaaattattcgagttactcaaggaatcgtttcagccctagtaaAG is a window of Sander vitreus isolate 19-12246 chromosome 21, sanVit1, whole genome shotgun sequence DNA encoding:
- the fshr gene encoding follicle-stimulating hormone receptor, which produces MMMVMILIMLMIVMMKTAAASAPGLEMDIKPGVETGVAKRTLHFCHQLGFRVTEIPPNISSNTQCLEVKQTQIRVIPQGALTSLQHLRKLTILENDMLKTISAFAFASLPRLIAISIDGNVALESIGAFAFSDLPELCEITIRRSKHLRHIHPDAFKNIVKLQYLLISYSGLRMFPNFTKIHSKARGFLVDLQDNNHIERVPANAFRGLCTQTIIIRLNRNGIKEVASDAFNGTKMHRLYLRGNTQLTHINPNAFVGSSELVVLDISHTALSSLPDYILSGLQELIAEAAHNLKKLPPLELFTKLRQANLTYPSHCCLLQNISRNRSSRHTLCSHPEAQYNRQFHRDYCSNSTSITCSPAQDAFNPCEDIMPSVPLRVLIWIISILTLLGNTAVLLVLLGSRCKLTVPRFLMCHLAFSDLCMGIYLVIIASVDMLTRSQYCSYAIYWQTGLGCSAAGFFTVFASELSVFTLTAITLERWHTITNALRLDRKLRLRHACIVMTAGWIFSSLAALLPTVGVSSYEKVSICLPMDVDHLVSQVYVVSLLLLNILAFFCVCGCYLSIYLTVRNPSSAPAHAETCVAQRMAILIFTDFVCMAPISFFAVSAALKLPLITVSDAKILLVLFYPINSCSNPFLYAFFTRTFRRDFFLFTARFGLFKTRAQIYRTESSWTSRKTSHVTLYSLANTLSLDGKQEC